A window from Ignavibacteriota bacterium encodes these proteins:
- a CDS encoding fucose isomerase: MKNLPEVKAGLIAVSRDCFPAELSRKRRLMVAAECAKAGMPVVELETIVENEHDVVKALKEIAEKKINALCLYLGNFGPEGPTTLLAQKFGGPVMLAAAAEDSGKDLFAGRGDAYCGMLSASYNVGLRRLKVHLPSYPVGTPAEVAGMIRDFIPVARVSLGLKNLKIFSFGPRPHDFLTCHAPIQPLFDLGVEVMENSELDMYDLFQQKKGDPRIKALAADMAKDLGRGNTYPELLEPLAQFELALLDYMEKNLGASSYAVFSNKCWPAFEKYFGFTPCYINGHLAQQGIPISCESDIYGALSEYIVTCATMLPPAILDINNTVPYDMIEEAKSQIRDYAPHDLWMGFHCGNTSTSCMASSMMKYQLLMHRMMEPDKEPNITRGTLEGRIKPGSATIFRLQSTSDTLLRAYVAEGEILDIDPKSFGSIAVFAVREMARFYRHVLLEKRFPHHTAVAFNHAGRALYDAMRLIGVHDIGFNQPKGMMYPTEHPF, translated from the coding sequence ATGAAGAACCTCCCCGAAGTCAAGGCCGGCCTGATCGCCGTGAGCCGTGATTGCTTCCCCGCAGAGTTGTCGCGCAAGCGCCGCCTGATGGTGGCGGCCGAATGCGCAAAGGCCGGCATGCCGGTCGTGGAACTCGAAACGATCGTTGAAAATGAGCATGATGTTGTGAAAGCATTGAAGGAGATCGCGGAAAAGAAGATCAACGCGCTCTGCCTGTATCTCGGCAACTTCGGTCCGGAAGGGCCGACGACGCTGCTCGCGCAGAAGTTCGGCGGGCCGGTGATGCTGGCAGCAGCGGCCGAGGATTCGGGCAAGGACCTTTTCGCGGGGCGTGGTGACGCCTACTGCGGCATGTTGAGCGCATCGTACAACGTCGGCCTCCGCCGTCTCAAGGTGCATCTGCCGTCGTATCCCGTAGGGACCCCGGCCGAGGTTGCCGGCATGATCCGCGATTTCATTCCCGTCGCGCGGGTCTCCCTTGGCCTCAAGAACCTGAAGATCTTCTCGTTCGGTCCCCGTCCGCACGACTTCCTGACGTGCCATGCGCCGATCCAGCCGTTGTTCGACCTCGGCGTGGAGGTGATGGAGAACAGTGAGCTGGATATGTACGATCTGTTCCAGCAGAAGAAGGGCGATCCGCGCATCAAAGCGCTGGCGGCGGATATGGCGAAGGATCTCGGGCGGGGGAATACCTATCCCGAGCTGCTCGAGCCTCTCGCGCAGTTCGAGCTGGCGTTGCTGGACTACATGGAGAAGAACCTCGGCGCTTCATCCTATGCCGTGTTCTCGAACAAATGCTGGCCGGCGTTCGAGAAGTACTTCGGCTTCACGCCGTGCTACATCAATGGCCACCTCGCGCAGCAGGGTATCCCGATCTCGTGCGAATCGGACATCTACGGCGCGCTGAGCGAATACATCGTCACCTGTGCCACCATGCTGCCGCCGGCCATCCTGGACATCAACAACACGGTGCCCTATGACATGATCGAAGAGGCGAAGAGCCAGATCAGGGACTATGCGCCGCATGACCTCTGGATGGGTTTCCACTGCGGCAACACATCCACCTCGTGCATGGCATCGTCGATGATGAAATACCAGTTGCTCATGCACCGGATGATGGAACCGGACAAGGAGCCGAACATCACGCGCGGGACGCTGGAAGGACGGATCAAGCCGGGATCCGCGACGATCTTCCGGCTGCAGTCCACTTCCGATACGCTGCTCCGCGCGTACGTGGCGGAAGGCGAGATCCTGGACATCGACCCGAAGTCCTTCGGATCGATCGCGGTCTTCGCCGTGCGGGAGATGGCACGCTTCTATCGCCACGTCCTTCTGGAGAAGAGGTTCCCGCATCATACGGCGGTGGCGTTCAACCACGCGGGCCGTGCGCTGTACGACGCGATGCGGCTCATCGGGGTGCATGACATCGGCTTCAACCAGCCGAAGGGCATGATGTATCCGACCGAGCATCCGTTCTGA
- the araD gene encoding L-ribulose-5-phosphate 4-epimerase AraD, protein MNPYAELQARALACNLRLPASGLVTGTFGNASAFDRQRGVFAIKPSGVPFTDLKADDLPVLDVAGKVVYGSLRPSSDMPTHALLYEAWPDIGGVVHTHSPYAVAWAQAMRPIPVFGTTHADHCDGDIPCTAPMADERIAGDYEVETGRQILDTLAGVSHADVTMILVACHGPFTWGKTPEKAVDNSIALELIAQMALHTIQIAPATPRLKESLLKKHFERKHGPGAYYGQASPTSKDTSR, encoded by the coding sequence ATGAACCCGTACGCCGAGCTTCAAGCGCGGGCGCTCGCCTGCAACCTCCGCCTTCCCGCGTCAGGGTTGGTCACCGGTACCTTCGGCAACGCCAGTGCATTCGACCGCCAGCGCGGCGTGTTCGCGATCAAGCCGAGCGGTGTGCCGTTCACCGACCTGAAGGCGGACGATCTGCCCGTGCTGGACGTGGCCGGCAAGGTGGTGTATGGATCGTTGCGGCCGTCCTCGGACATGCCGACCCATGCGCTCTTGTATGAGGCATGGCCGGATATCGGCGGTGTAGTGCACACACATTCACCGTACGCCGTTGCATGGGCGCAGGCGATGCGGCCCATTCCCGTCTTCGGGACCACGCACGCGGACCACTGTGACGGTGATATCCCGTGCACGGCACCGATGGCCGATGAGCGGATCGCGGGCGACTATGAAGTGGAGACGGGGCGTCAGATCCTGGATACGCTCGCGGGGGTATCGCATGCGGATGTGACCATGATCCTGGTGGCGTGCCATGGCCCCTTCACCTGGGGGAAGACCCCGGAGAAGGCCGTGGACAACAGCATCGCACTGGAATTGATCGCGCAGATGGCGTTGCACACGATCCAGATCGCTCCGGCCACGCCGCGCCTGAAGGAATCGTTGTTGAAGAAGCACTTTGAACGCAAACACGGGCCTGGCGCATACTACGGGCAGGCCTCTCCCACGAGCAAGGACACCTCCCGATGA
- a CDS encoding ribulokinase, which produces MEAGAVVIGVDYGTDSVRTVIVDAANGREMASAVFYYPRWEKGKYCDPPTNRFRQHPRDYLEGLEYTVKAALAAAPAGTASRVKGISIDTTGSTPVAVDRNGTPLALTAGFEEEPDAMFILWKDHTAVREAAEINTVAKTWGGIDYTEFEGGIYSSEWFWAKLLHVLRVNPRIREAAYSWVEHCDWIPAVLTGNTDPLTLKRSRCAAGHKAMWHASYDGLPSEEFLVRLDPLLAGLRARLFRDTSTNDVAAGQLAPGWAAKLGLPAAVTVGVGAFDAHMGAVGGEIRPYVLTKIMGTSTCDMLVAPTGDLGNKPVRGICGQVDGSILPGMVGLEAGQSAFGDVYAWFIDVLLWPVHHVIGTSGLVDAATRAKLIEEAEEKTIRALSDAASTIAPETSGVLALDWMNGRRTPDANQLLKGAIAGLNLGSDAPRIFRALVEATAFGARQIVDRFRSEGVRIDGVIALGGVAKKSPFIMQTVADVMGMPIAVPKSDQTCALGAAMCAAAAAGIHPTLDAAKNAMGSGVEREYRPDPARTALYATLYERYQRLGAFIETEIMKEQGTP; this is translated from the coding sequence CGGTCTTCTATTATCCTCGCTGGGAGAAAGGGAAGTACTGCGATCCACCCACCAATCGTTTCCGCCAGCATCCACGGGACTATCTGGAGGGGCTGGAGTACACCGTGAAGGCCGCGCTTGCGGCCGCCCCGGCGGGGACCGCCTCCCGTGTGAAGGGGATCTCGATCGATACGACCGGCTCCACGCCCGTGGCGGTGGACAGGAATGGGACACCACTCGCGTTGACGGCGGGATTTGAAGAAGAACCCGATGCCATGTTCATCCTCTGGAAGGACCATACGGCGGTCCGTGAAGCGGCGGAGATCAACACCGTAGCGAAGACCTGGGGCGGCATCGATTACACGGAGTTTGAAGGCGGCATCTACTCCTCGGAATGGTTCTGGGCGAAACTCCTGCACGTCCTCCGCGTGAACCCCCGTATCCGCGAGGCCGCGTATTCCTGGGTGGAGCATTGCGACTGGATCCCTGCGGTTCTCACGGGGAATACCGATCCCCTGACGCTGAAGCGTTCGCGCTGTGCCGCGGGCCACAAAGCGATGTGGCATGCGTCGTATGACGGCCTGCCGTCGGAGGAATTCCTGGTGCGCCTCGATCCATTGCTCGCCGGATTGCGTGCCCGCTTGTTCCGTGATACCTCTACCAATGACGTGGCGGCGGGGCAACTCGCACCGGGGTGGGCTGCGAAGCTCGGGCTGCCGGCGGCGGTCACCGTCGGGGTGGGCGCGTTCGATGCCCATATGGGAGCGGTAGGCGGTGAGATCCGTCCCTATGTGCTGACGAAGATCATGGGTACGTCCACCTGCGATATGCTGGTGGCCCCGACCGGCGACCTCGGCAACAAGCCGGTGCGTGGGATCTGCGGTCAGGTGGACGGTTCGATCCTTCCAGGCATGGTCGGCCTCGAAGCGGGACAGTCGGCCTTTGGCGACGTCTACGCATGGTTCATCGACGTGCTGCTCTGGCCCGTCCATCATGTGATCGGGACCTCCGGCCTTGTGGATGCCGCGACGCGGGCGAAGCTCATTGAAGAAGCGGAAGAGAAGACCATTCGTGCGCTGTCGGATGCGGCGTCCACCATTGCTCCGGAGACATCCGGGGTCCTTGCGCTCGACTGGATGAACGGCCGGCGCACGCCCGATGCGAATCAGTTGCTGAAGGGGGCGATCGCGGGATTGAATCTGGGCAGCGATGCGCCGCGCATCTTCCGTGCACTCGTCGAAGCGACCGCATTCGGCGCACGGCAGATCGTGGACCGGTTCCGCTCCGAGGGTGTCCGCATCGACGGCGTCATCGCGCTCGGGGGTGTCGCCAAGAAATCACCGTTCATCATGCAGACCGTTGCCGATGTGATGGGGATGCCCATCGCGGTCCCGAAGTCTGACCAGACGTGTGCGCTGGGCGCAGCCATGTGTGCTGCGGCCGCGGCCGGCATCCATCCCACGCTGGATGCAGCCAAGAATGCCATGGGAAGCGGTGTCGAACGCGAATATCGTCCGGACCCGGCGCGCACCGCCCTCTATGCAACGCTCTATGAGCGCTACCAGCGCCTGGGTGCATTCATCGAAACCGAGATCATGAAGGAACAGGGCACACCATGA